One genomic segment of Chloroflexaceae bacterium includes these proteins:
- a CDS encoding metal-dependent transcriptional regulator produces the protein MSESVEMYLVMTALSRRAPDQPVAVSHLASRLGVTQVSAIEMCHKLSERGLMHYQPYKGVTLTEAGEAQAQAILSRRRLWVIFLVENLGIAPEEADDLACQLEHITSERLVTALKAFLERAPASGSEWEAAGEPEARPLDACAAGARGRLAALGVPPAAEAFLRGQGLAPGVEVEVQAIGADGAVLLAVEGRPVALAPALAAGITLAAAPRSQTRQEAWARCSAFWACLRGEARACAPGAPD, from the coding sequence ATGAGCGAAAGCGTCGAAATGTACCTGGTGATGACGGCGCTGTCACGCCGGGCGCCGGACCAGCCGGTGGCGGTGTCGCATCTGGCAAGCCGGCTGGGAGTGACGCAAGTCTCGGCGATCGAGATGTGCCACAAGTTGAGCGAGCGGGGGCTGATGCACTATCAGCCCTACAAGGGGGTCACCTTAACTGAGGCGGGGGAGGCGCAGGCCCAGGCGATCCTCTCGCGCCGGCGCCTGTGGGTGATCTTTCTGGTGGAGAATCTGGGCATCGCCCCCGAGGAGGCCGACGACCTGGCCTGCCAGCTCGAGCACATCACCTCGGAGCGGCTGGTGACGGCCCTGAAAGCCTTTCTGGAGCGCGCGCCGGCGTCCGGGTCAGAATGGGAGGCGGCGGGCGAGCCCGAGGCGCGCCCGCTGGACGCCTGCGCGGCAGGGGCGCGGGGCCGCCTTGCCGCCCTCGGCGTGCCGCCGGCTGCCGAGGCGTTTCTGCGGGGCCAGGGCCTGGCGCCGGGCGTTGAGGTCGAGGTGCAGGCGATCGGGGCCGACGGCGCGGTGCTCCTGGCGGTCGAGGGGCGTCCGGTTGCGCTCGCGCCGGCCCTGGCCGCGGGCATTACCCTTGCCGCAGCGCCCCGCTCGCAGACGCGGCAGGAAGCCTGGGCCCGTTGCAGCGCCTTCTGGGCGTGCCTGCGGGGCGAAGCCCGTGCCTGCGCCCCCGGCGCGCCAGATTAG
- a CDS encoding ferrous iron transport protein A — translation MSVSEVTLDRLARNQNAVVRRLGGDREFRRRLLAMGLVPGEHVTLTAVAPLGDPIEVTVKGYRLSLRKEEARLVVVEPA, via the coding sequence ATGAGCGTCTCTGAAGTGACCCTTGACCGGCTTGCCCGGAACCAGAACGCCGTAGTTCGCCGGCTGGGGGGCGATCGCGAGTTTCGTCGCCGGCTGCTGGCGATGGGTCTGGTGCCCGGCGAGCACGTGACACTGACCGCAGTCGCCCCCCTGGGCGATCCGATCGAAGTGACCGTGAAAGGCTACCGGCTCTCGCTTCGCAAGGAGGAGGCCCGGCTGGTTGTCGTGGAGCCTGCCTGA
- a CDS encoding 50S ribosome-binding GTPase — MREVTIALAGNPNVGKSTVFNALTGMRQHVGNWPGKTVERKEGRLILGKHQITVVDLPGTYSLAARSPEEQIARDFIVRERPDAVVNVLDAANLERNLYLTAQLLEAEARLVLALNMADVAAARGLRLNPEALAAALGAPVVVMAASKGQGLDELKATLRDLVAASIRPAQPAFKEVAR; from the coding sequence ATGCGTGAGGTGACCATCGCCCTGGCCGGCAATCCCAACGTCGGCAAGAGCACCGTCTTCAACGCCCTCACCGGTATGCGCCAGCACGTAGGCAACTGGCCCGGCAAGACGGTGGAGCGCAAAGAGGGTCGCCTGATCCTCGGCAAGCATCAGATCACCGTGGTTGATCTGCCAGGAACCTACAGTCTGGCCGCCCGTTCGCCGGAGGAACAGATCGCCCGCGATTTCATCGTGCGCGAACGGCCCGACGCTGTGGTCAACGTGCTTGACGCCGCCAATCTCGAACGCAACCTCTATCTGACCGCCCAGTTGCTCGAAGCCGAAGCGCGCCTGGTGCTGGCCCTGAACATGGCCGACGTGGCTGCCGCGCGCGGTCTGCGCCTGAACCCCGAGGCCCTGGCTGCAGCCCTCGGCGCCCCGGTGGTAGTGATGGCTGCCAGTAAGGGCCAGGGCCTTGACGAGTTGAAGGCGACCCTGCGCGATCTGGTTGCCGCCTCGATCCGCCCGGCGCAGCCTGCGTTCAAGGAGGTGGCGCGATGA
- a CDS encoding ferrous iron transport protein A → MSIPTLPLALAGEGATVRLVAIQGGQRAAHRLAELGLTPGTTVTVLRDNGGALLVAVGDTRLALSYGLAQMVLVTGEEPHDA, encoded by the coding sequence ATGTCCATCCCCACTTTGCCTCTGGCCCTTGCCGGCGAAGGCGCCACGGTGCGTCTGGTGGCCATCCAGGGCGGCCAGCGCGCCGCGCATCGCCTGGCCGAACTGGGCCTCACCCCTGGCACGACGGTGACGGTGCTGCGCGACAATGGCGGCGCGCTGCTGGTGGCGGTCGGCGATACGCGCCTGGCCCTGAGCTACGGGCTCGCGCAGATGGTTCTCGTGACTGGAGAGGAGCCGCATGATGCGTGA
- the add gene encoding adenosine deaminase: MPSVLPLQLEQFIRRMPKVELHLHLEGAVTPRTLLELARRNGLNLGARSEADVAALFRYRDFGEFLAVFMDLARAIVYGEDFERLAYELGLDLSEQQVRYAEVMISPMQHINRGVDLREAIEGAMAGFARVERDGGAQVRLVLDYGRGYGTEPAWPVLEVARAMRPRGVVGWSIGGNEIGHPPEPFAPLFAAARAAGLGLMAHAGEVVGPASVWGAINALGITRLGHGIRAVDDPELVVTLRERGVVLDICPTSNLLTGAVPSWETHPLPRLRAAGVPLTINSDDPTFFHTTLTEEYRRAAIHFGFTADDLCAAVLTAATASFLPAESRAALRRSLASELDALRAELAV; encoded by the coding sequence ATGCCGAGCGTCCTTCCTCTCCAGCTCGAGCAGTTCATCCGGCGCATGCCCAAGGTCGAACTCCACCTCCATCTCGAAGGCGCCGTTACACCCCGGACGCTGCTCGAACTCGCCCGGCGCAACGGGCTGAACCTCGGCGCGCGCAGCGAGGCCGATGTAGCCGCCCTGTTCCGCTACCGCGATTTCGGCGAGTTCCTCGCTGTGTTCATGGACCTGGCCCGCGCCATTGTCTACGGCGAAGACTTTGAGCGCCTGGCCTACGAACTCGGTCTTGACCTGAGCGAGCAGCAGGTGCGCTACGCCGAGGTGATGATCTCGCCAATGCAGCATATCAACCGCGGAGTGGATCTGCGCGAGGCCATTGAAGGGGCCATGGCCGGCTTTGCCCGCGTGGAGCGCGACGGTGGCGCCCAGGTGCGGCTGGTGCTCGACTACGGGCGCGGCTATGGCACCGAGCCGGCATGGCCCGTGCTTGAAGTAGCCCGCGCTATGCGGCCGCGCGGCGTGGTCGGCTGGTCCATCGGCGGGAATGAGATTGGCCATCCCCCCGAACCCTTCGCTCCCCTCTTTGCCGCCGCTCGCGCCGCCGGTCTTGGCTTGATGGCGCATGCCGGCGAGGTGGTCGGTCCGGCCAGCGTATGGGGGGCGATCAATGCCCTGGGCATTACGCGCCTGGGCCACGGCATTCGCGCCGTGGACGACCCGGAGCTTGTCGTCACCCTCCGCGAACGCGGCGTGGTGCTCGATATCTGCCCTACCAGCAACCTGCTCACCGGTGCGGTGCCCTCCTGGGAGACCCACCCCCTGCCGCGCCTCCGCGCCGCTGGCGTGCCGCTGACCATCAACTCCGACGACCCGACCTTCTTCCACACTACCCTGACCGAGGAGTACCGCCGCGCCGCCATCCACTTCGGCTTCACCGCCGACGACCTCTGCGCCGCCGTGCTTACGGCCGCCACCGCCAGCTTCCTGCCCGCGGAAAGCCGGGCCGCGCTCCGCCGTTCCCTTGCCTCCGAGCTCGACGCCCTGCGGGCCGAGCTGGCCGTTTGA